A region of the Motilibacter aurantiacus genome:
CGCCGATCTCGCGGGAGGAGTCGCCCAGCGAGCTGACGGTCGCGTTGGTGGTCTCCGCCACGGACACCGCCTCGGAGGCGACGCGGGCGGCCTCGTTGGCGCTGTGGGCGATCTCGCGGATCGAGGCGCCCATCTCCTCCGAGCCGGCGGCGACCGTGCCGACGCTGCGGGACACCTGCTCGACGGCGGCCGAGACCGACTGCGCCTGGGCCGAGGACTCGTCGGCGTTCGAGGCGATGCGGGTGGAGGCGGTGGACAGCTGCTCGGAGGAGCTCGCGAGCTCCTGGGCGGACCGGGAGACCGACTCGACCAGCGTGCGGACCCCCTGCTGCCCGGCCGCGAGGGAGGCGGCCATCTGGCCGACCTCGTCGCGCTGGGTCACCTTCGCGTCCACGGTCAGGTCACCCTCGGCCATGGCGTCGAGCGCGGCCTGCACGCGGCGCATCGGGCGGACCACGAGGCGGGTGGTGTAGAGGCCCAGGACGAGGGCCGCGAGCAGGCCGGCCATGAGGACGAGGACCTGGTTGCGCACGGAGGACGCGGCCTCGTCCGCGGCTGCGGCGTTGCTCTTCTCCGCCGCCGCCATCTCGTCCTTCTGCAGCGCGGTCAGCGCGTCCGCCGCCTTGCTGACGGTCGGGAGCAGGTCGTTGCGGTAGTAGTCGGCGAAGCCGTCGACGTCGCCCCGGTCGGCGATCGGGAAGAGCTCCCTCTCGGCCTGGTCGAGCATCCCGCGGTAGTTCGTCACGAAGACGTCGAGCGTGGCCTGGTCCGTCGCGGTCTTCTGGTACTCGGCCACGCCCTCGTCGACGGCGGCCTTCTTCTCCTCGAGCTCCTCCAGGAGGGTCCTGCGCACCTCGGGCGTCGCGACGCCGTACTCGAGGAGCCGGGCGCGCGCCGCCTGGAACCCGCGCAGCGTGGCGCCCAGGGTGTTGAGCGGCTTGACGTTCTCCTCGAACATCGCCTCCCCCCGGTCGCGCAGGCTCTGCGTCTGGCTGATACCCAGCGTCCCGACGACGACGGCCACCAGGCCGAGCACGGCGAGCGCGGTCAGGATCTTCGTGCCGACCCGGAGGTTGGCGAACCAACCGGCCCGGCCGGTCTTCGGGGGCGCCTGGCGGCCCGCGGCAGTCGTGGTCATCTCTCGGCCTTCCGGCTGGTGTCGTCGGTTCGTGTTCACGCAGTTGGCCCAAAGATCGGCCGAAGGGCGGGGGGCTTGAGCAGTCGGAGGTCCCGTGCACGCGACCACCCGGGTGAACTTCCTTCTGGACCGGGGCTGGGAAGTGGCTCTTCTCGCCGGGCCTGGTGGAGCGAACGGCGCGCCGAAGGGCAGGATCGGTCCGTGACCTTCGAGAACCTCCTCCCCGGCCCGCCGCCCACCTCGCTGCCGGACGACGTGGCGGCGCGCACCGCGCTCGAGTCCGCGCTCGCCGGCGGGGCGGACGTGCGGCCCGTCGCGGCGGCCCACCCGGCGTACAGCCTGGCCTGGGCGGTCCTGGCCGAGCAGGCGCTGGACGCCGGCGACCCCGTGACCGCCTACGCCTTCGCCCGCACCGGCTACCACCGTGCCCTGGACGCCCTGCGCCGCTCCGGCTGGCGCGGCCACGGGCCCGTCCCCTGGGAGCACGAGCCCAACCGCGGCTTCCTGCGCGCGCTCGCCGCCCTGGGGCGCGCGGCCGCCGCCATCGGCGAGGAGCCCGAGGCCGAGCGCTGCCGCGAGTTCCTGCGCGACAGCAGTGCGGCCGCAGCGTCCGAGCTGCCGGCCTGGTGAGCCGCGCCCCCTCCCCGGAGGACGCTGCCGGGGACGCGCTCGACCGCGAGCTGGCGACCGGCCCCGAGGCGCTGCGCCGCAAGCTCGAGGTGCTCATCGGCACGCCCTTCACCGAGGGCAACCACATCACCGTGCTGCGCAACGGCGACGCGATCTTCCCGGCGATGCTCGAGGCCATCCGCGGCGCCCGCCGCACGATCGATCTGATGACCTTCGTGTGGTGGCGCGGTGACATCGCCCAGGAGGTCGCCGCAGCCATGTGCGAGCGGGCCGGGGCAGGCGTCCGCACCCGGCTGCTCATCGACGCGCTCGGTGGCCGGCTCATCGACAAGGACCTGGTCCGCCGGATGGCGCGCAGCGGCGTGCAGGTCGAGTGGTTCCGCAAGCCGGTGGTGAAGTCGCCGTTCAAGCAGAACCACCGGCTGCACCGCAAGGTGCTCGTCGTCGACGAGTCGGTCGCCTTCACCGGCGGGGTCGGCATCGCGGAGGAGTGGTGCGGGGACGCGCGCGACGAGACCGAGTGGCGCGACACCCACCTGCGCATCGAGGGCCCGGCGGTGGACGGCCTGCAGGCCGCCTTCGTGCAGGACTGGGCCGAGACCGGCCGGGTGCTCTACGACGAGCGCGACCGCTTCCCGACCCAGCCGCAGTGCGGGGGCTCGCTCGTGCAGGTCGTGCGGGGCTCGGCCAGCCTGGGCTGGGACGACATGCAGTCCTGCTTCCACGTGATGCTGCGCGAGGCCCGCACCCGGCTCCGCCTGGCCACGGCGTACTTCGCGCCGGACCGGTCCTTCCTGGACACGCTCTGCGCGACCGCCGCCCGCGGGGTGGAGGTCGACGTGCTGCTGCCGGGCCCGCACGCGGACAAGCGGGTCTGCCAGCTGGCGAGCAACGCCCAGTACTCCACCCTCGCCGAGGCGGGCGTGCGCGTGTGGGAGTTCCAGCCGTCGATGATGCACCAGAAGGTCCTGACGGTGGACGGCTACGCGGCGGTCATCGGCTCCTCGAACTTCAACCGCCGCTCGCTCGACCACGACGAGGAGGTCGTCGTCGCGGTCCTCGACGAGCAGGTGGTCGACGTCCTCGACCGGGCCC
Encoded here:
- a CDS encoding DUF3151 domain-containing protein; the protein is MTFENLLPGPPPTSLPDDVAARTALESALAGGADVRPVAAAHPAYSLAWAVLAEQALDAGDPVTAYAFARTGYHRALDALRRSGWRGHGPVPWEHEPNRGFLRALAALGRAAAAIGEEPEAERCREFLRDSSAAAASELPAW
- a CDS encoding phospholipase D-like domain-containing protein, with the protein product MSRAPSPEDAAGDALDRELATGPEALRRKLEVLIGTPFTEGNHITVLRNGDAIFPAMLEAIRGARRTIDLMTFVWWRGDIAQEVAAAMCERAGAGVRTRLLIDALGGRLIDKDLVRRMARSGVQVEWFRKPVVKSPFKQNHRLHRKVLVVDESVAFTGGVGIAEEWCGDARDETEWRDTHLRIEGPAVDGLQAAFVQDWAETGRVLYDERDRFPTQPQCGGSLVQVVRGSASLGWDDMQSCFHVMLREARTRLRLATAYFAPDRSFLDTLCATAARGVEVDVLLPGPHADKRVCQLASNAQYSTLAEAGVRVWEFQPSMMHQKVLTVDGYAAVIGSSNFNRRSLDHDEEVVVAVLDEQVVDVLDRALDDDFARSERISLDRWEERSPLQRALESSTAPIRRWL
- a CDS encoding methyl-accepting chemotaxis protein; the protein is MTTTAAGRQAPPKTGRAGWFANLRVGTKILTALAVLGLVAVVVGTLGISQTQSLRDRGEAMFEENVKPLNTLGATLRGFQAARARLLEYGVATPEVRRTLLEELEEKKAAVDEGVAEYQKTATDQATLDVFVTNYRGMLDQAERELFPIADRGDVDGFADYYRNDLLPTVSKAADALTALQKDEMAAAEKSNAAAADEAASSVRNQVLVLMAGLLAALVLGLYTTRLVVRPMRRVQAALDAMAEGDLTVDAKVTQRDEVGQMAASLAAGQQGVRTLVESVSRSAQELASSSEQLSTASTRIASNADESSAQAQSVSAAVEQVSRSVGTVAAGSEEMGASIREIAHSANEAARVASEAVSVAETTNATVSSLGDSSREIGD